A single region of the Tepidisphaeraceae bacterium genome encodes:
- the rplL gene encoding 50S ribosomal protein L7/L12: protein MAEVAEKISSLGDQIVGLTLKEAVDLAAYLKDTHGIEPAAGGMMMAAGPGAGAAAPAEAAEEKTTFDVVLKNAGDKKIQVIKEVRTATGLGLKEAKDLVEGAPKTIKEALTKDEAEKLKKALEDQGATVELK from the coding sequence ATGGCAGAAGTAGCAGAAAAGATCTCGAGCCTTGGTGACCAGATCGTCGGCCTCACCCTCAAGGAAGCCGTCGACCTCGCCGCCTACCTGAAGGACACCCACGGCATCGAACCCGCCGCCGGCGGTATGATGATGGCCGCTGGTCCCGGCGCTGGCGCGGCCGCCCCGGCCGAAGCCGCCGAAGAGAAGACGACCTTCGACGTCGTCCTCAAGAACGCCGGCGACAAGAAGATCCAGGTCATCAAGGAAGTCCGCACGGCCACCGGCCTGGGCCTCAAGGAAGCCAAGGACCTCGTCGAAGGCGCCCCCAAGACCATCAAGGAAGCCCTCACGAAGGACGAAGCTGAGAAGCTCAAGAAGGCTCTGGAAGACCAGGGCGCGACCGTCGAGCTCAAGTAA
- the rplJ gene encoding 50S ribosomal protein L10, with protein MSKKVKSLIEKDLAGRFSPLEGIAVVNPRGIGAIKNNAMRRRLREKGLRMAVVKNTMARRASDNTKIKGFDTLLDGPSAVIYGEGSVSAIARILLDEKKADDTLELRGIFFDGEVYAGQEGVEQASKLPTREEAIGQVVALILAPGAKLGGIFKGQAGKVAALIKAVEEKAEKAGGAAAPEAAAPEAAASA; from the coding sequence ATGAGCAAGAAAGTTAAGAGCCTCATTGAGAAGGACCTTGCCGGCCGGTTTTCACCGCTGGAAGGCATCGCGGTCGTGAACCCGCGCGGCATCGGCGCCATCAAGAACAACGCGATGCGTCGTCGCCTGCGTGAGAAGGGCCTGCGCATGGCCGTCGTGAAGAACACGATGGCCCGCCGCGCCAGCGACAACACGAAGATCAAGGGTTTCGACACCTTGCTGGACGGTCCCAGCGCCGTGATCTACGGCGAGGGCAGCGTCTCGGCGATCGCGCGTATCCTGCTGGACGAGAAGAAGGCCGACGACACGCTCGAGTTGCGCGGCATCTTCTTCGACGGTGAAGTCTACGCCGGCCAGGAAGGCGTCGAGCAGGCCAGCAAGCTGCCGACCCGCGAAGAGGCGATCGGCCAGGTCGTGGCCCTCATCCTCGCTCCGGGCGCCAAGCTCGGTGGCATCTTCAAGGGTCAGGCCGGCAAGGTTGCCGCCCTCATCAAGGCCGTCGAAGAGAAGGCCGAAAAGGCCGGTGGTGCCGCAGCTCCTGAGGCCGCCGCCCCTGAGGCCGCAGCGAGCGCGTAA
- the rplA gene encoding 50S ribosomal protein L1 codes for MAIVVQQRSKRYKKAAEKAVQESLPLEAALDKLKSFEPTKFDQSVELIFSLGIDAKQADQMIRGSLSLPHGVGKTKRVVAFCPDHLAPLALEAGAVRAGGQELVAAIEKENFTDFDVAVASPDMMRFVGRLGKVLGPKGLMPSPKAGTVTPNVADAVREYAAGKVEFRNDSGGNVHSVVGKLSFDNAKLADNVNAMIAQIRRMKPQTSKGAYFKKVVLKGSMTPAVYLTV; via the coding sequence ATGGCTATTGTCGTACAGCAACGTTCAAAGCGTTATAAGAAAGCCGCCGAGAAGGCCGTGCAGGAAAGCCTGCCCCTCGAGGCCGCACTCGATAAGCTCAAAAGCTTCGAGCCCACCAAGTTCGACCAGTCGGTCGAGTTGATCTTCTCCCTCGGAATTGATGCAAAGCAAGCGGATCAGATGATCCGCGGCTCGCTCTCGCTGCCGCACGGCGTGGGCAAGACGAAGCGCGTCGTCGCGTTCTGCCCCGACCACCTCGCGCCGCTGGCACTCGAGGCGGGCGCGGTTCGCGCCGGTGGGCAGGAACTGGTGGCCGCGATCGAGAAGGAGAACTTCACCGATTTCGACGTTGCCGTCGCAAGCCCGGACATGATGCGATTCGTCGGTCGCCTCGGTAAGGTTCTGGGTCCGAAGGGCCTGATGCCCTCGCCCAAGGCCGGCACCGTGACGCCGAACGTCGCCGACGCCGTCCGCGAGTACGCCGCCGGTAAGGTCGAGTTCCGCAACGACAGCGGTGGCAACGTCCACAGCGTGGTCGGGAAGCTGAGCTTCGACAATGCGAAGCTGGCCGACAACGTGAACGCGATGATCGCCCAGATCCGCCGGATGAAGCCGCAGACGAGCAAGGGCGCGTACTTCAAGAAGGTCGTGCTGAAGGGCTCGATGACGCCCGCGGTGTACCTGACGGTGTAG
- a CDS encoding YHYH protein: protein MLRLALLLLACSQAVAAAGEWNLISNGDLEKRDSDRPPAGFVLEGAADYRYLGDRGRDISSWGIGLPSDKPEGAVSCTVDGIDAKQGHWFRFTFRGLPQGNFAVRNDDLYMKVAFFGDGGKVSYDAKTRKIYDLIEHARKAVTVNGPHGEAGAEVWQTYTLEFPLPFPQVDQLRLSVGFDHGASRRRRDTAFLVDDLSLVRIPEPAGVHPTTRPVAAQPQKEKLLPLGGRWFYAAKAGETRPPQRFDSTNADRLLYRDGGYSAPFAGNTSAWLRPGHMDLAGNVLTASRLVQDNVVITFDRASMIVRTHNVPNHPTGQFPEQGFGNRSYVQERDETFYFPLVPKQAERPVATNQDNSNGALHMGPIGLAINGVVFYNPFDMGDTVAVDMMDRCCGHPNIDNQYHYHKYPICVNTPWADEGAGHSPLIGFAFDGYPVYGPFERANVMAKDVKGKGALNAFNVHYDEERGWHYQVTPGQFPYLIGGFWGVEDSRNAFRGRGGREGGAGGNRQAGGGGQNRRPVGGPPSGGITDNDVPPPPDGRRRPPRDR, encoded by the coding sequence ATGCTGCGTTTAGCCTTGTTGCTTCTGGCGTGCTCTCAAGCGGTCGCGGCCGCTGGCGAGTGGAATTTGATCTCGAACGGTGACCTTGAGAAGCGGGACAGTGATCGGCCACCGGCGGGATTTGTGCTGGAGGGTGCCGCCGATTATCGCTACTTGGGTGACCGCGGTCGCGACATCAGCAGTTGGGGCATTGGGCTGCCGTCGGACAAACCCGAAGGCGCCGTCTCGTGCACCGTCGACGGTATCGACGCCAAGCAAGGCCACTGGTTCCGCTTCACGTTCCGCGGGCTGCCGCAGGGCAACTTCGCGGTGCGAAACGACGATCTGTACATGAAGGTCGCGTTCTTCGGTGACGGCGGAAAGGTCAGCTACGACGCGAAGACGCGCAAGATCTACGACCTCATCGAACACGCCCGCAAGGCCGTCACCGTCAACGGCCCACACGGTGAGGCCGGCGCTGAGGTGTGGCAGACCTACACGCTCGAATTTCCGCTGCCCTTCCCGCAGGTCGACCAACTGCGGCTCAGCGTCGGCTTCGACCACGGCGCCAGTCGCCGGCGGCGCGATACGGCGTTCCTTGTGGACGACCTGAGCCTCGTGCGCATCCCCGAACCGGCCGGTGTTCATCCGACCACGCGCCCAGTGGCCGCGCAGCCACAGAAAGAGAAACTGCTGCCGCTGGGGGGGCGATGGTTCTACGCAGCCAAGGCGGGTGAGACGCGCCCGCCCCAACGCTTCGACTCGACCAATGCCGACCGACTGCTCTACCGTGACGGCGGCTACTCCGCGCCGTTCGCGGGCAACACCAGCGCGTGGTTGCGCCCGGGCCACATGGACTTGGCAGGCAACGTGCTGACGGCGTCGCGCCTGGTGCAGGACAACGTCGTCATCACGTTTGACCGTGCCAGCATGATCGTCCGCACGCACAACGTGCCGAACCACCCCACCGGTCAGTTCCCCGAACAGGGCTTCGGTAACCGCAGCTACGTGCAGGAGCGCGACGAGACGTTCTACTTCCCGCTGGTGCCCAAGCAGGCCGAGCGACCCGTCGCGACGAATCAAGATAACAGCAACGGCGCCCTGCACATGGGGCCGATCGGCCTGGCGATCAACGGCGTCGTCTTCTACAACCCGTTCGACATGGGCGACACCGTCGCGGTCGACATGATGGACCGCTGCTGCGGGCACCCGAACATCGACAACCAGTACCACTATCACAAGTACCCAATCTGCGTGAACACGCCTTGGGCCGACGAGGGCGCCGGTCATTCGCCGCTGATCGGCTTCGCGTTCGACGGCTACCCGGTCTACGGGCCGTTTGAGCGGGCGAACGTGATGGCCAAGGATGTGAAAGGCAAAGGGGCGCTCAACGCGTTCAACGTTCACTACGACGAGGAGCGCGGCTGGCACTACCAGGTAACCCCAGGCCAATTCCCCTACCTCATCGGCGGCTTCTGGGGCGTGGAAGACTCCCGCAACGCCTTCCGCGGCCGCGGTGGCCGCGAGGGTGGAGCGGGTGGCAATCGCCAGGCGGGTGGCGGAGGACAGAACCGACGGCCCGTCGGCGGACCGCCGAGCGGTGGGATTACGGACAATGACGTCCCACCGCCACCGGACGGCCGGCGTCGGCCGCCGCGCGACCGGTGA
- the rplK gene encoding 50S ribosomal protein L11: MAKKEITKQFKLQAPAGVATPAPPIGPALGQHGVNPGQFIQKFNAASMPMKGKVIGCVVTVYKDRTFDIELKSPPAAELLKEAAKATKGSGEPNKTKIGKITMADCKKIAAEKKSDLNCFDLDHGARIIAGQARSMGITVEG, from the coding sequence ATGGCCAAGAAAGAAATCACCAAGCAGTTCAAGCTCCAGGCTCCCGCAGGTGTCGCGACCCCCGCGCCCCCGATCGGGCCGGCCCTCGGTCAGCACGGTGTGAACCCGGGCCAGTTCATCCAGAAGTTCAACGCCGCCTCGATGCCCATGAAGGGCAAGGTCATCGGCTGCGTGGTCACGGTCTACAAGGACCGCACCTTCGACATCGAACTGAAGAGCCCCCCGGCCGCCGAACTGCTGAAGGAAGCCGCCAAGGCGACCAAGGGCAGCGGCGAGCCGAACAAGACCAAGATCGGCAAGATCACCATGGCCGACTGCAAGAAGATCGCGGCCGAGAAGAAGTCGGATCTGAACTGCTTCGATCTCGACCACGGCGCCCGCATCATCGCTGGCCAAGCCCGGTCGATGGGGATCACGGTCGAAGGGTAA
- the nusG gene encoding transcription termination/antitermination protein NusG: MQFFVLRVASNKEDAVREKLARKVKIEGAEATVGRILVPTERVRSMKGGVRKESDRKLYPGYVFIELELDKTGTIPENVWFLIKETDGVGDFIGSNGKPTPMSPKDQAKMLEEAERPDDAPNLKTEYKKGDKVKVTNGPFENFEGEVDEILGDQGKVRIITTIFGRPTPLELEYWQIEKL; the protein is encoded by the coding sequence ATGCAATTCTTCGTCCTGCGCGTCGCGAGCAACAAGGAAGACGCGGTCCGCGAAAAGCTGGCCCGCAAGGTGAAGATCGAAGGCGCCGAGGCGACCGTCGGCCGAATCCTGGTTCCCACCGAACGCGTCCGCAGCATGAAGGGCGGGGTGCGGAAGGAGAGCGATCGCAAGCTCTATCCCGGCTACGTCTTCATCGAACTGGAACTCGACAAGACCGGCACCATCCCCGAAAACGTCTGGTTCCTCATCAAGGAAACCGACGGCGTCGGTGACTTCATCGGCAGCAACGGCAAGCCGACCCCGATGAGCCCCAAGGATCAGGCCAAGATGCTTGAGGAAGCCGAGCGCCCCGATGATGCGCCGAACCTCAAGACCGAGTACAAGAAGGGCGACAAGGTCAAGGTCACCAACGGCCCGTTCGAAAACTTCGAAGGCGAGGTCGACGAGATCCTCGGCGACCAAGGCAAGGTCCGCATCATCACGACCATCTTCGGCCGCCCGACCCCGCTGGAACTGGAATACTGGCAGATCGAGAAGCTGTAA
- the secE gene encoding preprotein translocase subunit SecE, which produces MPSLKDEKGDRPMATDVVVRDEGPGDESPKGSRAGSQGGFFSIYKKGQGYWTRMGTAGAAALIGALTIYNLYAYLPSLGVSDRDHITIIALVFAAVYGLGVYWLMNKPTNAEFLIATDSEMKKVNWTSRSQLIGSTKVVVGFMFLIAALLWVIDLVFQTFFYLIDVLRIPPFFINK; this is translated from the coding sequence ATGCCGAGTTTGAAGGATGAGAAGGGCGATCGACCGATGGCCACAGATGTAGTCGTTCGCGATGAGGGGCCCGGCGATGAATCGCCCAAGGGCAGCCGTGCGGGCTCGCAGGGCGGGTTCTTCTCGATCTATAAAAAGGGCCAGGGCTACTGGACCCGCATGGGCACCGCCGGCGCTGCGGCGCTGATCGGCGCGCTCACGATCTACAACCTGTACGCGTACCTGCCGAGCCTGGGCGTCAGCGACCGTGACCACATCACGATCATCGCGCTGGTGTTCGCAGCGGTCTACGGGCTGGGCGTCTACTGGCTGATGAACAAGCCGACCAACGCCGAGTTCCTCATCGCGACCGACAGCGAGATGAAGAAGGTCAACTGGACCAGCCGTAGCCAGCTGATCGGTTCGACCAAGGTCGTCGTCGGGTTCATGTTCCTGATCGCGGCACTGTTGTGGGTGATCGATCTGGTGTTCCAGACGTTCTTCTACCTGATCGACGTGCTTCGCATCCCGCCGTTCTTCATTAACAAGTAA
- the rpmG gene encoding 50S ribosomal protein L33, with the protein MAKDNREYVWLQCTETGDLNYRTEIKVAGGVQKVELMKFCKRLRRHTLHKVKRK; encoded by the coding sequence ATGGCAAAAGATAATCGCGAGTACGTTTGGCTTCAGTGCACCGAGACCGGTGACCTGAATTACCGCACCGAGATCAAGGTCGCCGGTGGCGTGCAAAAGGTCGAACTGATGAAGTTCTGCAAGCGCCTGCGCCGCCACACGCTGCACAAGGTCAAGCGGAAGTAA
- the tuf gene encoding elongation factor Tu, giving the protein MAKANFERKKPHVNVGTIGHIDHGKTTLTAALSARSQAKFGTAAKNYKDIAKGGTERDATKTVTIAAAHVEYESPERHYAHVDCPGHADYIKNMITGAAQMDGAILVVSAADGPMPQTREHILLARQVGVPKIVVFLNKIDLVDDAELLELVEMEVRELLTKYGFPGDDTPIIRGSSKPALDAPADDAANKPIDELVAALDSFVPIPQREVDKPFLMPIEDVFSIKGRGTVGTGRIERGVIKVGDAIEIVGLKPNRPSVVTGIEAFNKTLDNGQAGENVGVLLRGVEKEDLERGQVLCAPKSITPHTKFTAEVYILTKEEGGRHTPFFTGYQPQFYFRTTDVTGVAKLLGGAEMVMPGDNVGIEVELKAPIAMEEKLRFAIREGGKTVGSGVVTKILA; this is encoded by the coding sequence ATGGCCAAGGCCAATTTTGAACGTAAGAAGCCGCACGTGAACGTCGGCACCATCGGTCACATCGACCACGGCAAGACCACCCTGACCGCCGCCCTGTCGGCGCGCTCGCAGGCGAAGTTCGGCACCGCGGCCAAGAACTATAAGGACATCGCCAAGGGCGGTACCGAACGCGACGCCACCAAGACGGTGACGATCGCCGCCGCCCACGTGGAGTACGAGTCGCCCGAGCGCCACTACGCTCACGTCGACTGCCCCGGCCACGCCGACTACATCAAGAACATGATCACCGGCGCCGCCCAGATGGACGGCGCGATCCTGGTCGTGTCCGCCGCCGACGGCCCGATGCCCCAGACCCGCGAGCACATCCTGCTCGCCCGTCAGGTCGGCGTGCCGAAGATCGTGGTCTTCCTCAACAAGATCGACTTGGTCGACGACGCGGAACTGCTCGAGCTGGTCGAGATGGAAGTCCGCGAGCTGCTGACGAAGTACGGCTTCCCCGGCGATGACACGCCGATCATCCGTGGCTCGTCCAAGCCCGCGTTGGACGCCCCGGCCGACGACGCGGCCAACAAGCCGATCGACGAACTCGTGGCCGCCCTGGACAGCTTCGTGCCGATCCCGCAGCGCGAGGTCGACAAGCCGTTCCTGATGCCGATCGAAGACGTCTTCTCGATCAAGGGTCGCGGCACGGTCGGCACCGGCCGTATCGAGCGCGGCGTGATCAAGGTCGGCGACGCGATCGAGATCGTCGGCCTCAAGCCGAACCGTCCGTCGGTCGTCACCGGTATCGAGGCGTTCAACAAGACGCTCGACAACGGTCAGGCCGGTGAGAACGTCGGCGTGCTGTTGCGTGGCGTTGAAAAGGAAGACCTCGAGCGCGGCCAGGTGCTGTGTGCTCCCAAGAGCATCACCCCGCACACGAAGTTCACCGCCGAGGTCTACATCCTGACCAAGGAAGAAGGCGGCCGTCACACGCCGTTCTTCACCGGCTACCAGCCCCAGTTCTACTTCCGCACGACCGACGTGACGGGTGTGGCCAAGCTGCTGGGTGGCGCCGAGATGGTGATGCCGGGCGACAACGTCGGCATCGAGGTCGAGCTGAAGGCCCCGATCGCGATGGAAGAGAAGCTCCGCTTCGCCATCCGTGAAGGTGGCAAGACGGTCGGCTCGGGCGTCGTCACCAAGATCCTGGCCTAA
- a CDS encoding D-2-hydroxyacid dehydrogenase has product MPKPLTIWCNQNFSPTLAATLERSIGSHQLVWASDMKASNLVAAGHDPALATAHIAFGQPNPEQVIESPNIRWVHLTSAGYTRYDRDDLRTAFKARDAAMTNSSEVFAEPCAQHVLAFMLAQARALPASWADQCGSRAWPTPKLRPMSRLLNGQRVLILGYGSIGQKLVDYLRPLEMDIIAVRRTVKGNEGVPTVTVDQTDALLADADHVVNILPASTQTTGFIDSVRLSNMKPSAVLYNIGRGDTVDQSALIDALQNERIAAAYLDVTSPEPLPADHPLWSAPNCYITPHTAGGHHDEMERLLAHFLGNLERFVASSALRDRII; this is encoded by the coding sequence ATGCCCAAACCTTTGACCATCTGGTGCAACCAAAACTTCTCGCCCACCCTCGCTGCGACGCTGGAGCGGTCGATTGGCAGCCATCAGCTCGTCTGGGCATCCGACATGAAGGCCTCCAACCTCGTGGCGGCCGGGCACGACCCGGCGTTGGCGACCGCGCACATCGCGTTCGGTCAGCCGAACCCGGAGCAGGTGATCGAGTCGCCCAACATCCGTTGGGTTCACCTTACCAGCGCCGGCTACACCCGCTACGACCGTGACGACCTGCGCACGGCGTTCAAGGCGCGCGATGCCGCGATGACGAACAGTTCAGAAGTGTTCGCTGAGCCGTGCGCGCAGCACGTGCTGGCGTTCATGCTCGCGCAAGCCCGTGCCCTGCCGGCCTCGTGGGCCGACCAGTGCGGTTCGCGCGCCTGGCCGACCCCGAAGCTGCGGCCAATGTCGCGATTGCTGAACGGGCAGCGCGTGCTCATCCTGGGATACGGCTCCATCGGCCAGAAGCTGGTCGACTACCTGCGGCCACTGGAAATGGACATTATCGCCGTCCGCCGGACGGTGAAGGGGAACGAGGGCGTGCCGACCGTCACGGTCGACCAGACCGACGCCCTGCTCGCCGACGCCGACCATGTCGTGAACATCCTGCCCGCCAGCACGCAGACGACCGGGTTCATCGATTCGGTGCGCCTGTCGAACATGAAGCCGTCCGCCGTGCTGTACAACATTGGGCGCGGTGACACGGTGGACCAATCGGCGCTGATCGACGCGCTGCAGAACGAGCGCATCGCCGCGGCTTACCTCGATGTGACCTCGCCCGAGCCGTTGCCGGCAGATCATCCGCTGTGGAGCGCCCCCAACTGCTACATCACCCCGCACACGGCCGGCGGGCATCACGATGAAATGGAACGCCTGTTGGCCCATTTCCTCGGGAACCTGGAGCGGTTCGTGGCGAGCAGTGCGCTGCGCGATCGGATTATCTGA
- the lptD gene encoding LPS assembly protein LptD produces MHWRAWIAAASVAVCVTSTANGQATAPTTTTAPTSPLGFHVAGAAVSTWQDRDGASVMQIAGPVVIRTDESTLRADNAVVWLQPVPGSPDAQQVGIALIGNAEIEAAGATRSAANLYATTVARGDLRFEASRRIARDESDSPLFRAAVELRNDEQVAREELAPPPGSTQPSTAQAPAAAPPQADPLADVAPGTEVRIALKGDLQRIEHDGEVAYLLPGPSIFHRWPDGSYAEFYAENAVVYTGIKTSDPKSEGLTGPGASLEAIYLEGDVRIIYMPAATERIGEQRLTGRSAYFRIDDKSAVLTQAVLHTTDMKSGIPFVMRARTLKQLSEGEYEGRGVQLTTSQFARPSFALEASRIYIHTPEGSSPRFKANNAFFKFVGIPVFWLPYTSGTATGRGAALRDLALERRDNYGLGVRTTWGLFETLGLESPDTLDASYRVDYYSDRGPAGGLNAEYRGGVVTENTRQPIDFFGEVDSYFVYEHDIDRLGSGRTAVDPGYKEIRGVAGFRHQHFFPDGWQLQTQSWYVSDPTFLEEWEPYDEEFDEGVTRESALYLKRSVDNTAYTFLLSAQPNDYVTSAEWQQEQFEVERLPEIGYHRIGDGLGPHATFYSDNFVSGLNHNVSEASLIEQGFNPPQSTPGIPSVGTTGIADDTIYRGDFRQEVQFPFSVGPVKAIPYVVGRYTPYSEGVDGTVTQRVLGGVGARFTTSFWRVDDNAYSQLLDIHRLRHVVQPELHLFAGAQNVDRNDVYIFDEPIDDITDLSAMQIALRQRWQTKRGGPGRWRSSDVFTLNAEASFFRNRPPQASGFDGLPVDQTPPDDFRGVFYYSMPEASIPRNTLMVDGTWRLSDSTVVLGDLTYNLDESVLSNAAIGLNVSHEDRVRYYAGLRYIEPFSSNIMTLAMDYQVTPKYLLSLSQQYDFGDGANVRTAGTVTRRFDKFWLQVYGSVDRRNEENRIGFNFVPEGVPISSATVQNWVPQQQQ; encoded by the coding sequence GTGCATTGGCGGGCGTGGATCGCAGCAGCTTCAGTCGCGGTCTGCGTGACGTCGACGGCCAATGGACAGGCGACCGCGCCCACCACGACCACCGCGCCCACGTCCCCGCTGGGCTTCCACGTCGCCGGCGCCGCCGTCAGCACCTGGCAGGACCGCGACGGCGCCAGCGTGATGCAGATCGCGGGCCCGGTCGTCATCCGCACCGACGAGTCCACGCTGCGCGCCGACAACGCCGTCGTCTGGCTTCAGCCCGTCCCCGGCTCGCCCGACGCGCAGCAGGTCGGCATCGCCCTGATCGGCAACGCCGAGATTGAGGCCGCCGGCGCGACGCGCAGCGCGGCGAACCTGTACGCCACCACCGTCGCCCGCGGCGACCTGCGCTTCGAGGCATCCCGACGCATCGCGCGCGACGAGAGCGATTCGCCGCTGTTCCGCGCCGCGGTGGAACTACGGAACGACGAGCAGGTGGCCCGCGAAGAACTGGCCCCGCCCCCCGGCTCAACCCAGCCCAGCACTGCGCAGGCGCCCGCCGCCGCACCGCCACAGGCCGACCCACTGGCCGACGTGGCCCCCGGCACGGAGGTGCGCATCGCATTGAAGGGCGACCTGCAGCGCATCGAGCACGATGGGGAGGTGGCGTACCTGCTGCCCGGCCCGTCGATCTTCCACCGCTGGCCAGATGGTTCCTACGCCGAGTTTTACGCCGAGAATGCGGTCGTCTACACCGGCATCAAGACGTCGGATCCCAAGAGCGAAGGGCTGACCGGTCCCGGCGCATCGCTGGAGGCCATCTACCTCGAGGGCGACGTCCGCATCATCTACATGCCGGCCGCCACGGAGCGCATTGGTGAGCAGCGGTTAACCGGGCGCAGCGCCTACTTCCGAATCGACGATAAGTCGGCGGTGCTCACGCAGGCGGTGCTGCACACGACGGACATGAAGTCCGGCATCCCGTTCGTCATGCGGGCGCGTACGCTCAAGCAGCTATCCGAAGGCGAGTACGAAGGGCGCGGCGTGCAGTTGACGACGAGCCAGTTCGCCCGGCCGTCGTTTGCGCTGGAGGCCAGTCGGATCTACATCCATACGCCCGAAGGCTCGTCGCCGCGATTCAAGGCGAACAACGCGTTCTTCAAGTTCGTCGGCATCCCCGTCTTCTGGCTGCCCTACACCTCCGGCACCGCCACCGGTCGCGGGGCGGCGCTGCGTGATTTGGCGCTGGAACGCCGCGACAACTACGGCCTGGGCGTGCGCACAACCTGGGGCCTGTTTGAAACGCTGGGGCTCGAATCGCCCGACACGCTCGACGCCAGCTACCGGGTCGACTACTACAGTGACCGCGGCCCGGCGGGTGGCTTGAACGCCGAGTATCGCGGTGGGGTGGTCACGGAAAACACGCGGCAGCCGATCGACTTCTTCGGCGAGGTCGACTCGTACTTCGTCTACGAGCACGACATCGACCGCCTCGGCAGCGGCCGCACCGCCGTCGATCCCGGGTACAAGGAAATCCGCGGCGTCGCGGGCTTCAGGCATCAGCACTTCTTCCCCGACGGCTGGCAGTTGCAGACGCAGAGTTGGTACGTCTCCGACCCCACGTTCCTGGAGGAATGGGAGCCGTACGACGAGGAGTTCGACGAGGGCGTGACGCGCGAGTCGGCGCTTTACCTGAAGCGATCGGTCGACAACACCGCCTACACGTTCCTGCTCAGCGCGCAGCCGAACGACTACGTCACCAGCGCCGAATGGCAGCAGGAGCAGTTCGAGGTCGAGCGGCTGCCGGAGATCGGCTATCACCGCATCGGTGACGGCCTGGGGCCGCACGCGACGTTCTACAGCGACAACTTCGTGTCGGGCCTGAACCACAACGTCAGCGAGGCGTCGCTGATCGAGCAGGGGTTCAACCCACCGCAGTCGACGCCGGGCATTCCCTCCGTCGGCACGACGGGCATCGCCGACGACACGATCTACCGCGGCGACTTCCGGCAGGAAGTGCAATTTCCGTTCAGCGTCGGGCCGGTGAAGGCGATTCCGTACGTGGTGGGGCGGTACACGCCGTACTCGGAAGGCGTGGACGGCACGGTCACGCAGCGCGTGCTGGGCGGGGTGGGCGCGCGGTTCACGACCTCGTTCTGGCGCGTGGATGACAACGCGTACAGCCAACTGCTGGACATCCACCGCCTGCGGCATGTGGTGCAGCCGGAACTGCATCTGTTCGCCGGCGCGCAGAACGTCGACCGCAACGATGTTTACATCTTCGACGAGCCGATCGACGACATCACCGATCTGAGCGCGATGCAGATTGCACTGCGCCAGCGCTGGCAGACCAAGCGTGGTGGCCCCGGCCGGTGGCGCAGCAGCGACGTGTTCACGCTGAACGCCGAGGCCTCGTTCTTCCGCAATCGCCCACCGCAGGCAAGTGGCTTCGACGGCCTGCCGGTCGACCAAACGCCGCCGGACGACTTCCGCGGGGTGTTTTACTATTCGATGCCGGAAGCTTCGATCCCGCGCAACACGCTGATGGTCGACGGCACGTGGCGGTTGAGCGACAGCACCGTGGTGCTTGGCGACCTCACGTACAACCTCGATGAAAGCGTGCTCTCCAACGCCGCCATCGGGTTGAACGTGTCGCACGAGGACCGCGTGCGATATTACGCCGGCCTGCGCTACATCGAACCGTTCAGCTCGAACATCATGACGTTAGCGATGGACTATCAGGTGACGCCGAAATACCTGCTCAGCCTCAGCCAGCAGTACGACTTCGGCGACGGTGCGAACGTGCGGACGGCAGGCACCGTGACGCGCCGTTTCGACAAGTTCTGGCTACAGGTCTACGGCTCGGTCGACCGCCGAAATGAAGAGAATCGCATCGGCTTCAACTTCGTGCCCGAAGGCGTGCCGATCAGCAGCGCCACGGTGCAGAACTGGGTGCCGCAACAGCAACAGTGA